A single window of Rhodococcus jostii RHA1 DNA harbors:
- a CDS encoding propionyl-CoA synthetase → MSSPGTPPSSDDHGQSYAEVYRRSTDSPEDFWLAAAEAVEWVKPPTRALDDSAAPMYRWFPDASLNTCFNALDRHVRDGNGDRAALIYDSAMAPAASRTYTYAELLDEVSRFAGVLKDQGVVAGDRVIVYMPMIPEAAIAMLACARIGAVHSVVFGGFAAKELATRIDDAGPVVLVTASGGLEPGRTVDYLPMVAKALELSGTPPHTVIVKDREQVPGSAADYQGDGAAWFDWDALMADASPAEPVPVAATDPLYILYTSGTTGKPKGVIRDNGGHAVALTWSMRNIYDIGAGDVWWTASDVGWVVGHSYIVYGPLLAGATSVLYEGKPVGTPDAGAFWRVISDHGVSALFTAPTAIRAVRKADPDAKEIEKYDISSLKTLFAAGERLDPDTYAWATRVLGRPVVDHWWQTETGWAICSNLRGLEPMPLKAGSPTVPVPGYRVQVVDAEGNTVPAGAEGNIVIGLPLPPGTLAGLWRDPERYVRSYLATFDGYYLTGDSGYIDEDGYVFVLGRSDDVINVAGHRLSTGSMEAVVAGHPAVAECAVVGIRDELKGQRPSGYVVLKAGVEIDPDTLRNELVAMVREQIGAVATFRDVTVVQALPKTRSGKILRKTMRQIADHEEYTVPSTIEDVAVLDALKKQLGG, encoded by the coding sequence ATGAGCTCCCCGGGAACTCCGCCTTCGAGCGACGACCATGGCCAGAGCTACGCCGAGGTGTACCGCCGGAGCACCGACAGTCCCGAGGACTTCTGGCTCGCCGCCGCCGAGGCCGTGGAATGGGTGAAGCCGCCGACGCGGGCGCTCGACGATTCCGCCGCCCCGATGTACCGGTGGTTTCCGGACGCGTCGCTGAACACCTGCTTCAACGCCCTCGACCGGCACGTCCGGGACGGCAACGGGGATCGGGCTGCGTTGATCTACGACTCGGCGATGGCCCCCGCTGCGTCCCGCACCTACACCTACGCAGAACTTCTGGACGAGGTGTCCCGGTTCGCCGGCGTCCTGAAGGACCAGGGCGTGGTGGCCGGTGACCGGGTGATCGTCTACATGCCGATGATCCCCGAAGCGGCGATCGCGATGCTGGCCTGCGCCCGCATCGGCGCCGTGCACTCGGTGGTGTTCGGTGGTTTCGCCGCGAAGGAACTCGCCACCCGCATCGACGACGCCGGACCGGTGGTCCTGGTGACTGCGTCGGGCGGCCTCGAGCCGGGGCGCACCGTCGACTACCTGCCGATGGTGGCGAAGGCGCTGGAGTTGTCCGGCACCCCTCCGCACACGGTGATCGTCAAGGACCGGGAGCAGGTCCCCGGTTCGGCCGCCGACTACCAGGGTGACGGGGCGGCGTGGTTCGACTGGGACGCGCTGATGGCGGATGCGTCACCCGCGGAGCCGGTTCCGGTGGCCGCGACGGACCCGCTGTACATCCTCTACACGTCCGGCACCACCGGGAAGCCGAAGGGCGTGATCCGCGACAACGGTGGGCATGCCGTTGCGCTCACGTGGTCGATGCGCAACATCTACGACATCGGCGCGGGCGACGTGTGGTGGACCGCGTCCGACGTGGGCTGGGTGGTCGGGCACTCGTACATCGTCTACGGGCCGCTCCTGGCCGGTGCCACGTCCGTGCTCTACGAGGGCAAGCCGGTCGGGACCCCGGATGCGGGCGCGTTCTGGCGGGTGATCTCCGATCACGGTGTGTCGGCGCTGTTCACCGCCCCGACCGCGATCCGCGCCGTCCGCAAGGCCGATCCCGACGCGAAGGAGATCGAGAAGTACGACATCTCCTCACTGAAGACGCTGTTCGCGGCAGGCGAGCGCCTCGACCCCGACACGTACGCGTGGGCCACCCGCGTCCTCGGCCGTCCCGTCGTCGACCACTGGTGGCAGACCGAGACCGGCTGGGCGATCTGCTCCAACCTGCGCGGGCTCGAACCGATGCCGCTGAAGGCCGGCTCCCCCACCGTCCCGGTGCCCGGGTACCGGGTCCAGGTGGTCGACGCCGAAGGGAACACGGTTCCCGCCGGGGCCGAGGGCAACATCGTGATCGGACTGCCGCTGCCCCCGGGCACCCTGGCCGGGTTGTGGCGTGACCCGGAGCGGTACGTGAGGTCGTATCTCGCCACGTTCGACGGCTACTACCTGACCGGCGACTCCGGTTACATCGACGAGGACGGGTACGTGTTCGTCCTCGGCCGCAGCGACGACGTCATCAACGTTGCCGGACATCGGCTTTCGACGGGCAGCATGGAGGCGGTGGTCGCGGGGCACCCCGCGGTGGCCGAGTGCGCGGTGGTCGGGATCCGCGACGAACTCAAGGGCCAGCGGCCCAGCGGTTACGTGGTGCTCAAGGCCGGGGTCGAGATCGACCCGGACACGCTCCGCAACGAACTGGTCGCGATGGTGCGCGAGCAGATCGGCGCCGTCGCCACGTTCCGCGACGTGACGGTCGTGCAGGCACTGCCCAAGACCCGCTCGGGCAAGATCCTGCGCAAGACGATGCGGCAGATCGCCGACCACGAGGAGTACACGGTGCCCTCCACCATCGAGGACGTCGCCGTACTCGACGCGCTGAAGAAGCAGCTGGGCGGCTGA
- a CDS encoding response regulator transcription factor yields MTVTDSASVLVVDDDEDVRTSLERGLRLSGFTVLTAVDGADALRVVSERRPDAMVLDMNMPVIDGTGVVTALRAMNNDIPICVLSARDTVDDRISGLESGADDYLVKPFVLAELIARIRAMLRRHGTTAAAPAGSPATPPIRVGALEIRTSARRVFMAGEEVTLTKREFELLEVLARNVGIVLSRERLLELVWGYDFVADTNVVDVFVGYLRRKFEVGGQPRILYTVRGVGFVLREPS; encoded by the coding sequence GTGACCGTCACCGACTCAGCCAGTGTCCTCGTGGTCGACGACGACGAGGACGTGCGGACGTCCCTCGAACGCGGCCTGCGCCTGTCCGGATTCACCGTCCTCACGGCCGTCGACGGCGCCGACGCGCTCCGGGTGGTCAGCGAGCGACGTCCGGACGCGATGGTGCTCGACATGAACATGCCGGTCATCGACGGCACCGGTGTGGTGACCGCCCTGCGCGCGATGAACAACGACATCCCGATCTGCGTGCTCAGCGCCCGCGACACCGTCGACGACCGCATCTCCGGCCTCGAATCGGGCGCCGACGACTACCTGGTCAAGCCGTTCGTCCTCGCCGAACTGATCGCTCGGATCCGGGCGATGCTGCGGCGGCACGGAACGACGGCCGCCGCGCCGGCCGGCTCGCCCGCGACCCCACCGATCCGCGTCGGCGCCCTGGAGATCCGGACGTCCGCACGCAGGGTCTTCATGGCGGGCGAGGAGGTCACGCTGACCAAACGGGAATTCGAACTCCTCGAGGTGCTCGCCCGCAACGTCGGCATCGTCCTGAGCCGTGAACGGCTCCTCGAACTGGTGTGGGGGTACGACTTCGTCGCCGACACCAACGTGGTGGACGTGTTCGTCGGCTACCTGCGTCGCAAGTTCGAAGTCGGTGGTCAACCGCGCATCCTGTACACGGTCCGCGGAGTCGGGTTCGTGCTCCGGGAACCGTCGTGA
- a CDS encoding citrate synthase — MPDNDTKPTLTYPGGEHTMSIARATEGNDGIELGKLLASTGYTTLDPGFVNTASTSSAITYIDGEHGILRYRGYPIEQLAEKSTFIEVSYLLIYGELPTTAQLESFTDRIRRHTLLHEDLKRFFDGFPRNAHPMPVLSSAVNALSAYYQDSLDPADPEQVELSTIRLLAKLPTIAAYAYKKSVGQPFLYPDNSLNLVENFLRMTFGFPAEPYEIDPEIAKALDMLLILHADHEQNCSTSTVRLVGSSDANLFTSISGGINALWGPLHGGANQAVLEMLDEIKASGSNADDFVRKVKNKEDGVKLMGFGHRVYRNYDPRAAIVKKTAHTILEKLGGDDELLDIAMALEEAALTDDYFVERKLYPNVDFYTGLIYRAMGFPTRMFTVLFAMGRLPGWIAHWREMHEDPATKIGRPRQIYTGYTERDYKDVTGR, encoded by the coding sequence GTGCCTGACAATGACACAAAGCCCACGCTTACCTACCCTGGTGGTGAGCACACGATGTCCATTGCCAGGGCAACCGAGGGCAATGACGGTATCGAACTGGGCAAGCTGCTCGCCAGCACCGGGTACACCACCCTGGACCCGGGTTTCGTCAATACCGCCTCCACCAGCTCCGCGATCACCTACATCGACGGTGAGCACGGGATTCTCCGCTACCGCGGGTACCCGATCGAACAGCTGGCCGAGAAGTCGACCTTCATCGAGGTCAGCTATCTGCTGATCTACGGTGAGCTGCCCACCACGGCGCAGCTCGAGTCGTTCACCGACCGGATCCGGCGCCACACGCTGCTGCACGAGGACCTCAAGAGGTTCTTCGACGGATTCCCGCGGAACGCACACCCGATGCCGGTCCTGTCCAGCGCCGTCAACGCGCTGTCCGCGTACTACCAGGATTCCCTGGACCCGGCCGACCCGGAACAGGTCGAGCTGTCGACCATCCGTCTTCTCGCGAAGCTGCCGACCATCGCGGCCTACGCGTACAAGAAGTCCGTCGGGCAGCCGTTCCTGTACCCGGACAACTCCCTGAACCTGGTCGAGAACTTCCTCCGGATGACGTTCGGCTTCCCCGCGGAGCCCTACGAGATCGATCCCGAGATCGCCAAGGCTCTCGACATGCTTCTGATCCTGCACGCCGACCACGAGCAGAACTGCTCGACGTCGACGGTGCGGCTGGTCGGCTCGTCCGACGCCAACCTGTTCACCTCAATCTCCGGTGGCATCAACGCACTCTGGGGCCCGCTGCACGGCGGCGCCAACCAGGCCGTGCTGGAGATGCTCGACGAGATCAAGGCCAGCGGCAGCAACGCGGACGACTTCGTCCGCAAGGTCAAGAACAAGGAAGACGGTGTGAAGCTCATGGGCTTCGGACACCGTGTCTACCGCAACTACGACCCGCGCGCGGCGATCGTCAAGAAGACGGCTCACACCATCCTCGAGAAGCTCGGCGGCGACGACGAGCTGCTCGACATCGCGATGGCGCTCGAAGAGGCGGCGCTCACCGACGACTACTTCGTCGAGCGCAAGCTGTACCCGAACGTCGACTTCTACACGGGTCTGATCTACCGCGCGATGGGTTTCCCCACGCGCATGTTCACCGTTCTGTTCGCCATGGGCCGCTTGCCCGGGTGGATTGCACACTGGCGCGAGATGCACGAAGATCCCGCTACGAAGATCGGCCGTCCGCGCCAGATCTACACCGGTTACACCGAGCGTGACTACAAGGACGTCACAGGTCGCTGA
- a CDS encoding cryptochrome/photolyase family protein, whose amino-acid sequence MDTALVWFRRDLRLGDLPTLHTVSESGARALGLFVLDDRLLTTSGGARRDFLFRSLAALDDQLDGRLLVVKGDPVDVVPRVAKKVSAEEVHVSADYGPYGRERDAAVAEHVDLVATGSPYAVAPGRVTKTDGEPYRVFTPYFRQWLEHGWRAPIDTGSATVEWLDPNDVKARRVAIPEPESDGCPAGEAAALQRWAEFCDDDLAGYEDARDRPGLDATSRMSVYLKYGNIHPRTMLRDLARRRSTSAEQYRRQLAWRDFYADILFQRPDSARGNYDRRFDHIRYDSGSDAEEAYTAWCEGRTGFPIVDAGMRQLKAEAWMHNRVRMIVASFFVKDLHLPWWRGARYFMNQLVDGDLANNQHGWQWTAGSGTDASPYFRVFNPTTQGEKFDPDGEYVRRWVPELRGIPGKAVHALKDGRPEDYPPPIVDHAHERQEALARYGEIKAL is encoded by the coding sequence ATGGACACCGCACTCGTCTGGTTCCGGCGCGACCTCCGGCTCGGTGATCTGCCGACGCTTCACACGGTGTCCGAGTCGGGGGCGCGGGCGCTCGGGCTGTTCGTCCTCGACGACCGGCTGCTGACAACATCGGGCGGTGCTCGCCGGGACTTCCTGTTCCGCAGTCTCGCCGCATTGGACGACCAACTCGACGGCCGGTTGCTGGTGGTGAAGGGCGATCCCGTCGACGTGGTTCCGAGGGTCGCGAAGAAGGTATCGGCCGAAGAAGTGCACGTGAGCGCGGACTACGGGCCCTACGGTCGCGAGCGTGATGCCGCCGTCGCGGAGCATGTCGATCTGGTGGCCACCGGTTCGCCGTATGCCGTGGCGCCGGGCCGGGTGACGAAGACGGACGGGGAGCCGTACCGCGTGTTCACCCCGTACTTCCGGCAGTGGCTCGAACACGGGTGGCGCGCGCCGATCGACACCGGGTCTGCGACGGTGGAGTGGCTGGACCCGAACGACGTGAAGGCGCGGCGGGTGGCGATCCCCGAACCGGAATCCGACGGGTGCCCCGCGGGTGAGGCGGCGGCGCTGCAGCGGTGGGCGGAGTTCTGCGACGACGACCTCGCCGGCTACGAGGATGCGCGGGATCGTCCCGGTCTCGACGCGACGAGCCGGATGTCCGTCTACCTGAAGTACGGCAACATTCATCCGCGGACGATGCTCCGCGATCTCGCGCGCCGCCGCAGCACGAGCGCCGAACAGTACCGGCGGCAGCTCGCGTGGCGGGACTTCTACGCCGACATCCTCTTCCAGCGCCCCGACAGCGCCCGCGGGAACTATGACCGTCGCTTCGACCACATCCGCTACGACAGCGGTTCCGACGCCGAGGAGGCGTACACGGCGTGGTGCGAGGGCCGCACGGGGTTCCCGATCGTCGACGCCGGGATGCGTCAGCTGAAAGCCGAAGCCTGGATGCACAATCGGGTGCGGATGATCGTCGCGTCGTTCTTCGTCAAGGATCTGCACCTGCCGTGGTGGCGGGGTGCCCGCTACTTCATGAACCAGCTCGTCGACGGGGATCTCGCGAACAATCAGCACGGCTGGCAGTGGACCGCGGGATCGGGGACGGACGCGTCGCCGTACTTCCGGGTGTTCAACCCGACGACGCAGGGGGAGAAGTTCGACCCCGACGGCGAGTACGTGCGGCGGTGGGTGCCCGAACTGCGCGGCATCCCCGGCAAGGCCGTCCACGCTCTGAAAGACGGTCGCCCCGAGGACTATCCGCCACCGATCGTCGACCACGCCCACGAACGGCAGGAGGCCCTCGCCCGCTACGGCGAGATCAAGGCCCTGTGA
- a CDS encoding mechanosensitive ion channel family protein, whose amino-acid sequence MFSSLQAFELTETNRDWLIHRPAEIATYVVLALVLRFALHRMIDRMTRPREPSDKPAMLRPLRERAPRGVKEAMVNERRAQRARTIGSVLKSTVSIVVLIWVVLQVLAVLGVNVAPFIASAGVIGVALGFGAQNLVRDFLSGIFMLLEDQYGVGDVVDLGEAVGTVETVGLRVTTIRDVNGTLWYCRNGEIVRVGNMSQGYAVAVVDLPIAHAANVQRACEVALEAVTEAAKGDAIAADVLEPPELLGVNSVTAESVTLRITARTKPGRQWAVQRTFARAALSAFEHYDIDAPYLSVLSSARSTN is encoded by the coding sequence ATGTTTTCTTCGCTGCAGGCATTCGAACTGACCGAAACCAACCGTGACTGGCTGATTCACCGCCCGGCCGAGATCGCGACCTACGTCGTCCTGGCGCTCGTGCTGCGTTTCGCGTTGCACCGGATGATCGACCGGATGACGCGGCCCCGGGAGCCTTCCGACAAACCGGCCATGCTCCGTCCCCTGCGGGAACGCGCCCCGCGCGGCGTCAAGGAGGCAATGGTCAACGAGCGCCGCGCGCAACGCGCCCGGACGATCGGGTCCGTCCTCAAATCGACCGTGTCGATCGTGGTGCTCATCTGGGTGGTGCTCCAGGTCCTCGCCGTCCTCGGCGTCAACGTGGCGCCGTTCATCGCGTCCGCCGGAGTGATCGGTGTCGCACTCGGATTCGGTGCGCAGAACCTCGTCCGGGACTTCCTGTCGGGCATCTTCATGCTGCTCGAGGACCAGTACGGGGTCGGGGACGTCGTGGACCTCGGCGAGGCCGTGGGCACGGTCGAGACGGTGGGTCTGCGGGTCACCACGATCCGCGACGTCAACGGCACCCTCTGGTACTGCCGCAACGGTGAGATCGTCCGCGTCGGCAACATGAGCCAGGGTTACGCGGTCGCGGTGGTCGATCTGCCGATCGCGCACGCCGCCAACGTGCAGCGGGCGTGCGAGGTGGCACTGGAGGCCGTCACCGAGGCGGCGAAGGGCGACGCGATCGCGGCCGACGTACTCGAGCCCCCGGAACTGCTGGGCGTCAACTCGGTGACCGCGGAATCGGTCACACTGCGGATCACCGCGCGGACCAAGCCCGGCAGGCAGTGGGCGGTGCAGCGGACGTTTGCCCGCGCGGCGCTGTCGGCGTTCGAGCACTACGACATCGACGCGCCGTACCTGTCGGTGCTGTCGTCGGCTCGCTCCACCAACTGA
- a CDS encoding TetR/AcrR family transcriptional regulator, whose protein sequence is MSPAPGPRPGGRSARIQQAVHASTRKLLDERDRADITVPMIAADAGVTPSTIYRRWGDITELFADVALERLHPDAPPRETGSVRGDLVAWAQDYLEEMSSPVGRAALRDVVMSADTLRSEDGTNQFKCATFCRTQIETILGRGEPVQGVVEHVIDHVVAPIIYRILFDLDPLEADRVEELVVHALDAAVRV, encoded by the coding sequence ATGAGTCCGGCTCCAGGTCCACGCCCCGGTGGTCGCAGCGCCCGCATCCAGCAGGCGGTGCACGCGTCCACGCGCAAACTTCTCGACGAGCGCGACCGAGCGGACATCACCGTCCCGATGATCGCCGCCGACGCCGGGGTCACCCCGTCGACCATCTACCGGCGCTGGGGGGACATCACCGAATTGTTCGCGGACGTCGCGCTCGAGCGTCTGCATCCCGACGCGCCCCCGCGTGAAACCGGCAGTGTGCGAGGCGACCTCGTCGCCTGGGCGCAGGACTACCTCGAGGAGATGTCCTCGCCGGTGGGGCGGGCGGCACTGCGCGACGTCGTGATGAGCGCCGACACCCTCAGGTCCGAGGACGGCACCAATCAGTTCAAGTGCGCGACGTTCTGCCGCACCCAGATCGAGACGATCCTCGGACGCGGCGAACCCGTGCAGGGTGTGGTCGAGCACGTGATCGACCACGTCGTGGCGCCGATCATCTACCGCATCCTATTCGACCTCGACCCCCTCGAAGCGGACCGCGTCGAGGAACTGGTGGTTCACGCACTCGACGCGGCCGTCCGGGTCTGA
- a CDS encoding sensor histidine kinase: MKRSFSLRTRVAAATALGATIIVVALGILVSLAINRNNLSQLDRRLETASDVLVPNAATAGLFLGALGDKGAFAITIRSADGDTVLVSTPTQLPELDPGQQTVEVGDTKYRAYTATVPLLGTRISLAVPYAEAQDVTSEQQRQVALVGVLAIAAASGLGWLFGGRAVRPLVDLTGRIVRREPKLTPTTSGVREADELASAAESMLRDVAEAQDATTAALATARDFAAVSAHELRTPLTAMRTDLEVLTTLDLTPEQQHEILRDLARSQGRVESTLSDLERLARGELSTDKDFVDCDLVDISDLAAEEAMRHNPGLQVTVDATPVTVRGMPGGLRLTLDNAIKNAVRHGGATAVTITLRAADGITTVVVDDNGSGVPETERAVVFERFHRGSNATKSGSGLGLALVAQQAALHNGSARFEVSPLGGARLVVELHTDTPHQPPKAEARKAESPASP, from the coding sequence GTGAAACGGTCGTTCTCCCTCCGGACCCGTGTGGCCGCCGCGACCGCGCTGGGGGCGACGATCATCGTCGTGGCGCTCGGCATCCTGGTGTCGCTGGCGATCAACCGGAACAACCTGTCGCAACTCGACCGGCGGCTGGAGACGGCGTCGGACGTCCTGGTTCCCAACGCGGCCACCGCGGGACTGTTCCTCGGGGCACTGGGCGACAAGGGTGCGTTCGCCATCACGATCCGTTCGGCCGACGGCGACACCGTGCTCGTGAGCACCCCCACCCAGCTGCCCGAACTCGACCCGGGCCAGCAGACCGTCGAGGTGGGTGACACGAAGTACCGGGCGTACACCGCGACCGTGCCGCTCCTCGGCACCCGGATCTCCCTGGCCGTGCCGTACGCCGAAGCCCAGGACGTGACGTCGGAGCAGCAACGACAGGTGGCGCTCGTCGGAGTGCTCGCCATCGCCGCGGCCAGCGGTCTCGGCTGGTTGTTCGGCGGTCGGGCCGTGCGACCGCTGGTCGACTTGACCGGCCGCATCGTGCGCCGCGAACCGAAGCTGACGCCCACGACCTCCGGTGTACGGGAGGCGGACGAACTGGCCTCCGCCGCGGAGTCGATGCTGCGCGACGTCGCGGAGGCGCAGGACGCGACCACCGCCGCGCTCGCCACCGCACGCGACTTCGCGGCCGTCTCGGCACACGAACTCCGGACCCCGCTCACCGCGATGCGCACCGACCTCGAGGTCCTCACCACTCTCGACCTGACGCCGGAACAGCAGCACGAGATCCTCCGCGACCTCGCCCGCTCACAAGGCCGGGTGGAATCGACGCTGTCCGATCTCGAACGCCTCGCCCGCGGCGAACTGTCCACCGACAAGGACTTCGTGGACTGCGACCTCGTCGACATCAGCGACCTCGCCGCCGAGGAGGCGATGCGTCACAATCCGGGACTGCAGGTGACCGTCGACGCGACCCCGGTGACGGTTCGCGGCATGCCCGGTGGGCTGCGCCTCACCCTGGACAACGCCATCAAGAACGCGGTCCGGCACGGCGGCGCCACCGCGGTGACGATCACGCTGAGAGCGGCCGACGGCATCACCACCGTCGTCGTCGACGACAACGGATCGGGGGTGCCCGAGACCGAACGGGCCGTGGTGTTCGAACGGTTCCACCGCGGTTCCAACGCGACGAAGAGCGGGTCGGGTCTCGGCCTCGCGCTCGTCGCGCAGCAGGCGGCACTGCACAACGGCAGCGCACGTTTCGAAGTCAGCCCGCTCGGTGGCGCCCGGCTCGTCGTCGAACTCCACACCGACACCCCACACCAGCCCCCGAAAGCGGAAGCACGGAAAGCGGAAAGCCCCGCGTCACCGTGA
- a CDS encoding aldose 1-epimerase family protein, translating to MGEPQSSKTDRPATAGFEIRGGGYRAGIAATGAGLRLLEWDGPDGPTALTETWDIGTRPPLSAGLILAPWPNRIRDGQFVFDGIDHQLEITEPTFGNASHGFVRRRDWRVMNHADDRIELSIDVGLHKGWPYPLRLTVAYVVGDDGLTVTHTATNTGAIPAPFGMGFHSYVRAGDFPLDECTLRLSAGTRLPLDERMLPSGGSQPVAGTEYDFTSPRTLAGVALDTPFSALDVDADGRSRHELRAPDGTGTILWAAREFGWLQAFVADPDAGKSYPGRGRALALEPMTCPPDAFNSGIDQLVLAPGQQWTGAWGMSALGS from the coding sequence ATGGGTGAACCGCAGTCTTCGAAGACGGACAGGCCTGCCACGGCCGGATTCGAGATCCGGGGAGGCGGCTACCGGGCCGGTATCGCGGCCACCGGCGCCGGACTCCGGCTACTCGAATGGGACGGTCCGGACGGGCCGACGGCGCTCACCGAGACGTGGGACATCGGAACCCGGCCACCGTTGTCGGCCGGTCTGATCCTCGCGCCGTGGCCGAACCGGATCCGCGACGGCCAGTTCGTCTTCGACGGCATCGACCATCAGCTCGAGATCACGGAACCGACATTCGGCAATGCCAGTCACGGATTCGTCCGCCGCCGGGACTGGCGTGTCATGAATCACGCCGACGACCGCATCGAGTTGTCTATCGACGTCGGCCTCCACAAGGGGTGGCCGTACCCGCTGCGGCTCACCGTTGCCTACGTCGTTGGCGACGACGGCCTCACCGTGACGCACACAGCCACCAACACGGGAGCCATCCCGGCACCGTTCGGGATGGGCTTCCACTCCTACGTCCGCGCCGGCGACTTCCCGCTCGACGAGTGCACGCTGCGACTGTCCGCCGGCACCCGGCTGCCGCTCGACGAGCGCATGCTGCCGAGTGGGGGTTCGCAGCCCGTGGCAGGCACCGAGTACGACTTCACCAGCCCGCGCACGTTGGCGGGCGTCGCGCTCGACACCCCGTTCAGTGCACTGGACGTCGACGCGGACGGCAGGTCGCGGCACGAATTGCGTGCGCCGGACGGCACCGGAACGATCCTGTGGGCGGCTCGTGAGTTCGGCTGGCTGCAGGCGTTCGTCGCGGATCCCGACGCCGGGAAGTCGTACCCGGGCCGCGGGCGGGCGCTGGCGCTCGAACCGATGACGTGCCCGCCGGACGCGTTCAACTCCGGGATCGATCAGTTGGTGCTCGCTCCGGGGCAGCAGTGGACGGGTGCGTGGGGCATGTCCGCGTTGGGGTCGTAG
- a CDS encoding FKBP-type peptidyl-prolyl cis-trans isomerase, translating to MTKPEIEFQDGPAPTDLVIKDVVVGDGAEAVPGGTVEVHYVGVEFESGEEFDSSWSRGESIQFPLRGLIKGWQDGIPGMKVGGRRQLTIPPELAYGPAGAGHQLSGKTLVFMIDLLDVKE from the coding sequence ATGACCAAGCCCGAGATCGAATTCCAAGACGGACCTGCCCCGACCGACCTGGTCATCAAGGACGTGGTGGTCGGAGACGGCGCCGAGGCCGTTCCCGGGGGCACCGTCGAGGTGCACTACGTCGGCGTCGAGTTCGAGTCCGGGGAGGAGTTCGACTCCTCCTGGAGCCGCGGCGAGTCCATCCAGTTCCCGCTGCGCGGCCTCATCAAGGGCTGGCAGGACGGCATCCCCGGCATGAAGGTGGGCGGACGTCGTCAGCTCACGATCCCGCCGGAGCTGGCCTACGGTCCCGCCGGCGCCGGACATCAGCTGTCCGGCAAGACGCTGGTCTTCATGATCGACCTGCTGGACGTGAAGGAATAG
- a CDS encoding MFS transporter: protein MTTLAAPEAPPTSRPALRRGAAFTLVAVVIATLLGASAAPTPLYEVYQSNWGFSSLQSTLVFGIYAVSLLLALLTVGSLSDYVGRRPVLITALVVEAASMIMFATAEGIGLLLFARVVQGFATGAAISALGSTLLDLERTPGRGATVNSIAPTVGLALGAIGSSLISEHLPRPTSTVFLVFFALFLLEILGIWAAPETAVRQKGALASMRPTLAVPPTAQGMLVLTGPCLVAVWALGGFYLSLGPSLARNALDVHTSLIGAVMVATLTGTGASAVFLLRNVAARPILYVGASALVAGVTITLVGAETSSALWILAGTAVAGVGFGAGFQGTIRTVMPLAEPHERAGLLSSIYVIAYLANSVPALIAGYLVGKVGLVDTTRIYGGLVIVLAAAAFLGLLMRKAPVSTY, encoded by the coding sequence ATGACGACGCTTGCCGCGCCCGAAGCACCACCGACGTCTCGACCCGCACTGCGCCGCGGAGCCGCCTTCACGCTCGTCGCGGTCGTGATCGCCACCCTGCTCGGCGCGTCTGCCGCACCCACACCGCTGTACGAGGTGTACCAGTCGAACTGGGGTTTCTCGTCGCTGCAGTCGACGCTGGTCTTCGGCATCTACGCCGTGAGCCTGCTGCTGGCGCTGCTCACCGTCGGGTCGCTCTCGGACTACGTCGGCCGCCGGCCCGTGCTGATCACGGCACTCGTGGTCGAAGCCGCCTCGATGATCATGTTCGCGACAGCCGAAGGCATCGGCCTCCTGCTGTTCGCCCGCGTCGTGCAGGGTTTCGCCACCGGCGCCGCGATCAGCGCACTCGGTTCCACACTCCTCGACCTCGAACGCACGCCCGGACGCGGCGCCACCGTCAACAGCATCGCGCCCACCGTCGGCCTCGCACTGGGCGCCATCGGATCGAGCCTGATCAGCGAGCACCTTCCCCGGCCCACCAGCACCGTGTTCCTGGTGTTCTTCGCGCTGTTCCTCCTCGAAATCCTCGGCATCTGGGCGGCACCCGAGACGGCGGTCCGGCAGAAGGGGGCTCTGGCCTCGATGCGTCCGACACTCGCGGTCCCGCCCACCGCACAGGGCATGCTCGTTCTCACCGGACCCTGCCTGGTCGCCGTGTGGGCGCTGGGCGGCTTCTACCTGTCACTCGGACCGTCGCTCGCCCGCAACGCGCTCGACGTCCACACGTCGCTGATCGGCGCCGTCATGGTCGCGACACTCACCGGGACCGGTGCATCCGCGGTGTTCCTGCTGCGCAACGTGGCGGCACGCCCCATCCTGTACGTCGGAGCGTCCGCCCTCGTCGCCGGGGTCACCATCACCCTGGTCGGCGCCGAAACGTCCTCGGCGCTGTGGATTCTCGCGGGAACCGCGGTGGCGGGCGTCGGGTTCGGCGCCGGCTTCCAGGGCACCATCCGCACCGTCATGCCGCTCGCCGAACCGCACGAGCGCGCGGGACTGCTGTCGAGCATCTACGTGATCGCCTACCTCGCCAACAGCGTTCCGGCACTGATCGCCGGATACCTCGTCGGGAAGGTCGGGCTCGTCGACACCACCCGCATCTACGGCGGACTCGTCATCGTCCTCGCCGCGGCAGCCTTCCTCGGGCTTCTCATGCGCAAAGCGCCCGTGAGTACTTATTAA